One Cellulosimicrobium protaetiae genomic region harbors:
- the lpdA gene encoding dihydrolipoyl dehydrogenase, with amino-acid sequence MAEPGTPFDVVVLGGGSAGYATALRAAQLGLSVALVESGKLGGTCLHNGCIPTKALLHAAELADGAREGARFGVRSTFDGIDMAGVNSYKDGVVAGLYKGLQGLVSSRGITFVQGHGRLVSQDTVEVDGTRYTGRHVVLATGSYSRSLPGLEIAGRVITSDQALGLDRVPKSVVVLGGGVIGVEFASVWKSFGADVQIVEALPHLVPNEDEALSKSLERAFRKRGIKFSLGDRFAGVKETDSGVTVTLESGKTFEAELLLVAVGRGPRTADLGFEAQGVTLDRGFVIVDERLHTGVGNIWAAGDIVPGLQLAHRGFAQGIFLAEQIAGLDPTPIVESSIPRVTYCEPEIASVGVTEAAAIETWGADQVESLEYNLAGNGKSKILATSGFVKLVRRKDGPVVGVHMIGARVGELVGEGQLIVGWEAYPEDVAALVHAHPTQNEALGEAHLALAGKPLHAHN; translated from the coding sequence GTGGCCGAACCCGGCACACCATTCGACGTCGTCGTCCTGGGCGGAGGCAGCGCCGGCTACGCCACCGCGCTGCGCGCCGCCCAGCTCGGTCTCTCCGTCGCGCTCGTCGAGTCGGGCAAGCTCGGTGGTACCTGCCTGCACAACGGGTGCATCCCCACCAAGGCCCTGCTCCACGCGGCCGAGCTCGCCGACGGCGCCCGCGAGGGCGCGAGGTTCGGCGTCCGCAGCACGTTCGACGGCATCGACATGGCGGGCGTCAACAGCTACAAGGACGGCGTCGTCGCCGGTCTCTACAAGGGACTGCAGGGACTCGTGTCCTCGCGCGGCATCACGTTCGTCCAGGGCCACGGCCGGCTCGTGTCGCAGGACACCGTCGAGGTCGACGGCACCCGGTACACCGGCCGCCACGTCGTGCTCGCGACCGGCTCGTACTCGCGCTCCCTGCCGGGCCTCGAGATCGCCGGGCGGGTCATCACCTCCGACCAGGCTCTCGGGCTCGACCGGGTCCCGAAGTCGGTCGTCGTCCTCGGGGGCGGCGTGATCGGCGTCGAGTTCGCGAGCGTCTGGAAGTCCTTCGGCGCCGACGTGCAGATCGTCGAGGCACTGCCTCACCTCGTGCCCAACGAGGACGAGGCGCTGTCGAAGTCGCTCGAGCGCGCGTTCCGCAAGCGCGGCATCAAGTTCTCCCTGGGCGACCGGTTCGCGGGCGTCAAGGAGACCGACTCGGGCGTCACCGTCACCCTCGAGTCGGGCAAGACCTTCGAGGCCGAGCTGCTGCTCGTCGCCGTCGGGCGCGGCCCGCGCACCGCGGACCTCGGGTTCGAGGCGCAGGGCGTCACGCTCGACCGCGGGTTCGTGATCGTCGACGAGCGCCTGCACACGGGCGTCGGGAACATCTGGGCCGCGGGTGACATCGTCCCCGGGCTCCAGCTCGCGCACCGCGGGTTCGCCCAGGGCATCTTCCTCGCCGAGCAGATCGCCGGGCTCGACCCGACGCCGATCGTCGAGTCGTCGATCCCGCGCGTCACGTACTGCGAGCCGGAGATCGCGTCCGTCGGTGTCACGGAGGCCGCGGCGATCGAGACGTGGGGCGCCGACCAGGTCGAGTCCCTCGAGTACAACCTCGCCGGCAACGGCAAGAGCAAGATCCTCGCGACCAGCGGCTTCGTGAAGCTCGTACGTCGCAAGGACGGTCCCGTCGTCGGCGTGCACATGATCGGCGCGCGCGTCGGCGAGCTCGTCGGCGAGGGGCAGCTCATCGTGGGCTGGGAGGCGTACCCGGAGGACGTCGCCGCACTGGTCCACGCCCACCCCACCCAGAACGAGGCACTCGGAGAGGCGCACCTGGCACTCGCCGGCAAGCCTCTGCACGCCCACAACTGA
- a CDS encoding oxidoreductase, with translation MPKLSSLFSRRPATTTSASGPGAAPSDARRATLAHLQDFVRTRVGVEAYVEPPTQDTGATLLLIATTGEWTRRRVPDEKTAFDVAGSLGVPVYNVRFTGYPQRMRDWNSRQRRSS, from the coding sequence CTGCCCAAGCTCTCCAGCCTGTTCTCGCGCCGTCCCGCGACGACCACGTCCGCGAGCGGTCCCGGTGCCGCGCCGTCGGACGCCCGCCGTGCGACGCTCGCGCACCTCCAGGACTTCGTGCGCACGCGCGTCGGGGTCGAGGCGTACGTCGAGCCGCCCACGCAGGACACGGGCGCGACGCTGCTGCTCATCGCGACGACGGGCGAGTGGACGCGGCGGCGCGTCCCGGACGAGAAGACGGCGTTCGACGTCGCCGGCTCGCTGGGCGTCCCCGTCTACAACGTCCGCTTCACGGGCTACCCGCAACGCATGCGGGACTGGAACTCGCGCCAGCGCCGGAGCTCCTGA